In Deinococcus psychrotolerans, a genomic segment contains:
- the aroC gene encoding chorismate synthase translates to MRFLTAGESHGPQLTAIIEGLPSQLPLLKADIDPMLRKRQGGYGRGRRMVIETDEAQIMSGVRAGRTTGAPVTLVIENKDHRNWTEIMSPEEGGEPRKKALTEARPGHADLTGGIKYRHKDLRDVLERASARETTARVAVGAVALKLLSELGIDGVSYVTHLGGVDALGAFGWDRLDEIEASDLRTLDKNAEQRMRSGIDQAKKDGDTLGGIVEIRFRGLPPGLGSYVHWDRKLDGRIAAAVMGTQAIKGVEIGTGFENARVPGSKVHDAVYVGEGGHGYRRETNGAGGLEAGMTNGEDLIVRAAMKPIATLMKSLPTVDVVSHQPADAAKERSDTSAVPAAGIVLHAVIGWVLADAVMERFGGDSLPELLERVQAARNYAQHY, encoded by the coding sequence ATGAGGTTTTTGACCGCTGGAGAATCGCACGGGCCGCAACTGACGGCCATCATCGAGGGCCTGCCCTCCCAATTGCCGCTACTCAAGGCCGATATCGATCCGATGCTGCGCAAGCGCCAGGGCGGCTACGGGCGCGGGCGGCGGATGGTCATCGAAACCGACGAGGCCCAGATCATGAGCGGCGTGCGGGCCGGACGCACCACCGGAGCGCCCGTGACGCTGGTGATCGAGAACAAAGACCACCGCAACTGGACAGAAATCATGTCGCCTGAAGAAGGCGGCGAGCCGCGCAAAAAAGCGCTCACCGAGGCCCGCCCCGGCCACGCCGACCTCACCGGCGGCATCAAATACCGCCACAAGGATTTGCGCGACGTGCTGGAACGCGCCTCGGCCCGCGAGACCACGGCGCGGGTGGCGGTGGGCGCAGTGGCCCTCAAGCTGCTAAGCGAACTGGGCATCGACGGGGTCAGCTACGTGACCCACCTTGGCGGCGTGGACGCCCTCGGCGCGTTCGGCTGGGACAGATTAGACGAAATCGAAGCGTCTGATCTGCGGACGCTGGACAAGAACGCCGAGCAAAGGATGCGGAGCGGCATCGATCAAGCCAAAAAAGACGGCGACACCCTCGGCGGCATCGTGGAAATCCGTTTTCGGGGCTTGCCGCCGGGTCTGGGCAGCTATGTCCACTGGGACCGCAAACTCGACGGGCGCATCGCCGCCGCCGTGATGGGCACGCAGGCCATCAAGGGCGTGGAAATCGGCACCGGCTTTGAAAATGCCCGTGTGCCCGGCTCCAAAGTCCACGACGCCGTGTATGTGGGCGAGGGCGGGCACGGCTACCGCCGCGAAACCAACGGCGCAGGCGGCCTGGAAGCAGGCATGACCAACGGCGAAGATCTGATCGTGCGGGCGGCCATGAAGCCGATTGCCACGCTGATGAAATCATTGCCCACCGTGGACGTGGTAAGTCACCAACCTGCCGACGCCGCCAAAGAGCGCAGCGACACCTCCGCCGTGCCTGCCGCCGGAATCGTGCTGCACGCGGTGATCGGCTGGGTGCTGGCCGACGCGGTGATGGAGCGGTTCGGCGGCGATAGCCTCCCCGAACTTCTGGAGCGGGTTCAAGCGGCGCGAAACTACGCGCAACACTACTAG
- a CDS encoding shikimate kinase: protein MTPHPLPLISESALELGLAAHLKEVPEEVLQAQLSSTLFAEGERTGGFEAGTSSRLQSMNLPSLIDRPANWIALAGFMGTGKSRIGWELSRELSLHFVDTDKLISRVVGKTIPEVFAERGEGFFRACESEVVRRVTRLDYAVVSLGGGTFIHESNRRELLRRGPVVVLTATPETVYARTKNSDRPLLRVPDPLTRITELMREREGAYQHGTIHVHSDGRPSEEIVAEIVERLWDWQDTQTDAQHEADAERTALDWQEVERACD from the coding sequence GTGACTCCCCATCCGCTACCGCTGATTTCCGAATCGGCGCTGGAACTGGGTTTGGCCGCCCACCTCAAGGAAGTGCCGGAAGAAGTTTTGCAGGCCCAGCTCAGCTCCACTCTCTTTGCAGAGGGTGAGCGAACTGGGGGTTTTGAAGCGGGCACATCGTCTAGACTGCAAAGCATGAATTTGCCCAGCCTGATTGACCGCCCCGCGAACTGGATCGCGCTGGCGGGCTTTATGGGGACGGGCAAGAGCCGAATCGGTTGGGAGCTTTCCCGCGAACTCTCGCTGCATTTTGTGGACACCGACAAACTGATTTCGCGGGTGGTCGGCAAAACCATTCCCGAGGTGTTCGCGGAGCGCGGCGAGGGCTTTTTTCGTGCCTGCGAATCGGAAGTGGTGCGCCGCGTGACCCGCTTAGATTACGCGGTGGTCAGTCTCGGCGGCGGCACCTTTATCCACGAGAGCAACCGCCGCGAACTGCTGCGGCGCGGCCCCGTGGTGGTGCTGACCGCGACGCCCGAAACGGTTTACGCCCGCACCAAGAATTCGGATCGCCCACTCCTACGCGTCCCCGATCCCCTGACCCGCATCACCGAACTGATGCGCGAGCGCGAAGGCGCGTACCAGCACGGCACCATTCACGTTCACAGCGACGGGAGGCCTTCAGAGGAGATCGTGGCCGAAATCGTGGAGCGGCTGTGGGACTGGCAAGACACCCAAACCGACGCCCAGCACGAAGCCGACGCCGAACGAACGGCGCTGGACTGGCAGGAGGTGGAGCGTGCCTGCGACTGA
- the aroB gene encoding 3-dehydroquinate synthase, with protein MPATEPLGQVLTVEVGGALPYRVEVGSGLLAHLEVPHKQVALIYPSDLPKQFVEQVQTALSPAVMIVVAPRDACKTLSVLEGVLSKLAQANLTRDSAVVGLGGGAVTDLAGFAAASYLRGVAYYSVPTTLLGMVDAAVGGKTGVNLPEGKNLVGAFWPPKQVWVDVDTLTTLPPATFREGAAEAYKHGLIADPSLLARVLSPEFVPGHASLPQTIADAIAVKAGVVTRDLTEQGERAYLNFGHTLAHALEAVTHQAVTHGEAVGYGMHYAALLSREMGGKDLTDYTRAFLKYQKPQPLPPLTFEQVWPYMARDKKADAEGVRFVLLCDLAQPYLARVPEEVLRRAFRVWLEEVTL; from the coding sequence GTGCCTGCGACTGAGCCGCTTGGGCAAGTTCTGACCGTGGAAGTCGGCGGCGCTTTGCCCTACCGCGTCGAAGTCGGCTCCGGTTTACTGGCCCACCTTGAAGTGCCGCATAAGCAAGTGGCGCTGATCTATCCCAGTGATTTGCCCAAGCAGTTCGTTGAGCAAGTGCAGACTGCCCTCTCCCCTGCCGTGATGATCGTGGTTGCGCCCCGCGACGCCTGCAAAACGCTGAGCGTGCTCGAAGGCGTGCTCTCCAAACTGGCTCAAGCCAACCTGACCCGTGACAGCGCCGTAGTGGGTCTCGGCGGCGGGGCCGTGACCGATCTGGCAGGCTTCGCGGCGGCGAGTTACCTGCGCGGGGTGGCTTATTACTCGGTGCCGACCACGCTGTTGGGTATGGTGGACGCGGCAGTGGGCGGCAAAACCGGAGTCAACTTGCCGGAAGGCAAAAATCTGGTGGGCGCGTTTTGGCCGCCCAAGCAAGTCTGGGTGGACGTGGACACACTGACGACCTTGCCCCCCGCCACCTTCCGTGAGGGCGCTGCCGAGGCCTACAAGCACGGCCTGATCGCCGATCCCAGCCTGCTTGCGCGGGTGCTCTCGCCTGAGTTCGTGCCGGGCCATGCCAGCTTGCCGCAAACCATCGCCGACGCGATTGCCGTCAAGGCCGGAGTCGTCACCCGTGATTTGACCGAGCAGGGTGAGCGGGCGTACCTCAACTTCGGGCACACGCTGGCGCACGCGCTGGAAGCAGTCACCCACCAAGCGGTCACGCACGGCGAAGCGGTGGGCTACGGCATGCACTACGCCGCGCTACTGTCGCGCGAAATGGGCGGCAAAGACTTGACCGATTACACGCGGGCCTTTTTGAAGTACCAAAAGCCCCAGCCGCTGCCTCCGCTCACTTTTGAACAAGTCTGGCCTTACATGGCCCGCGACAAAAAAGCCGACGCCGAGGGCGTGCGCTTCGTGCTGCTCTGCGATTTGGCACAGCCTTATCTGGCGCGGGTGCCGGAAGAAGTGCTGCGTCGGGCTTTTAGGGTGTGGCTGGAGGAAGTAACGCTCTAA
- the aroQ gene encoding type II 3-dehydroquinate dehydratase, with protein MLLILNGPNLNRLGKREPGVYGTLTLEELERQCELWGSELSTTVTCRQSNFEGQLLEWIHDAEEHGFTGIVINPGALTHYSYALRDAISGQNVPVVEVHISNVDAREEFRHKSVTAAVCKGKISGLGFAGYRFAMEFLVEEVGQ; from the coding sequence ATGCTCCTGATCCTCAACGGCCCCAACCTCAACCGCCTCGGCAAGCGCGAACCGGGCGTCTACGGCACCCTGACGCTGGAAGAACTGGAACGGCAATGCGAATTGTGGGGCAGTGAACTCAGCACCACCGTGACGTGCCGCCAGAGCAACTTCGAGGGTCAGCTTCTGGAGTGGATTCACGACGCTGAAGAACACGGCTTTACCGGCATCGTGATCAATCCCGGTGCGCTGACCCACTACAGCTACGCCCTGCGCGACGCCATCAGCGGACAGAATGTGCCGGTGGTGGAAGTGCATATCAGCAATGTGGACGCCCGCGAGGAGTTCCGGCACAAATCGGTGACGGCGGCGGTCTGCAAAGGCAAGATCAGCGGCCTGGGCTTTGCCGGGTACAGGTTTGCCATGGAATTTCTGGTCGAGGAGGTGGGCCAATGA
- a CDS encoding alpha/beta hydrolase yields MSWEPYAALPDSTVTGTLLQWEGVGDANHAPRTILAWLPPSYAAQPDRHYPVVYLHDGQNVFDAATSYNISEWGADETLTELAAEGLEPIAVAVPNANERRYHEYSPVRHPGFPPEALGGGGDEYIDFLIDTVKPLADTYLRTLPDAAHTSLLGSSMGGLISLHALLTHPEVFGGAGVMSPAFWACAGEAFGRVRSNPPITGKIWLDIGGKEGTDHPEQEQAYWDDAHAMRDLLLEKGMGERLRFQADPAGIHRETAWRVRLPGALRFLLSGE; encoded by the coding sequence GTGAGTTGGGAACCGTATGCCGCTTTGCCAGACAGCACCGTGACCGGTACTTTGCTTCAGTGGGAAGGAGTGGGTGACGCCAACCACGCGCCGCGCACCATCCTGGCTTGGCTGCCGCCCTCGTATGCGGCGCAGCCGGACAGGCATTACCCGGTGGTTTACCTGCACGACGGCCAGAACGTCTTTGACGCGGCCACCAGTTACAACATCAGCGAGTGGGGAGCCGACGAGACGCTGACCGAACTGGCTGCTGAGGGGCTGGAACCCATCGCCGTCGCCGTTCCCAACGCCAACGAGCGGCGCTACCACGAGTACAGCCCGGTGCGCCATCCCGGATTTCCACCGGAGGCTCTGGGCGGAGGCGGCGACGAGTACATCGACTTCCTGATCGACACGGTCAAGCCGCTTGCGGACACCTATCTGCGAACCTTGCCGGACGCGGCGCACACCTCACTGCTCGGCTCCAGCATGGGCGGGCTGATCAGCCTCCACGCCCTGCTGACCCATCCGGAGGTTTTCGGCGGCGCGGGCGTGATGAGTCCGGCGTTCTGGGCCTGTGCAGGCGAGGCGTTCGGGCGGGTCAGGAGCAATCCGCCGATTACGGGCAAAATCTGGCTAGACATCGGCGGCAAGGAAGGCACCGACCACCCGGAGCAGGAGCAGGCCTACTGGGACGACGCCCATGCCATGCGCGATCTGCTGCTGGAAAAGGGAATGGGCGAACGCCTGCGCTTTCAAGCCGACCCGGCAGGGATTCATAGAGAGACAGCCTGGAGAGTAAGGCTGCCGGGGGCGCTCCGGTTTTTGCTGAGCGGCGAGTGA
- a CDS encoding cation:proton antiporter yields MSPDALSSSEFFGVFMVLISALSYFNSRFWKLSPTIAMLLSGLVIAGAVALADSLGWPPAGRVRDLVQGIPFGTLVFDWLLSFLLFSSALQIDVKLLFRKRLAVIAMTLLTTLITMLLLGGGFYGLLNWAGLPITWPLALLFGAIIAPTDPVAVLPMLQAARVPKTVETLIAGESLFNDGVGVVAFTVLVAATLPAAGEAAQTVTVLSTALLFLREMLGGLLVGALLGLAAILLIKQVPREENTRLTITLAMVVGGNALAQWLGISGPVTVAASGLTLSALLQIWRRRAKQSGWLGSLSGDERRQLEDTRTRLFGFWQFIDYLLNAALFTVMAFEVLSLKVNILLLLLAPAVIGLNLVARAIGVWLPVTLLKNRETFAPYTKRVMIWSGLRGGVTLALAFNLPDNPLRGTFLVLSYAVVVFSMLVQGLTLPALAGKLKETAQEDAAEGQPVT; encoded by the coding sequence ATGTCACCTGACGCCCTTTCCTCCAGCGAATTCTTCGGCGTCTTCATGGTGCTGATCTCGGCGCTGTCCTACTTCAACAGCCGGTTCTGGAAACTCTCGCCCACCATCGCCATGCTGCTCAGCGGCCTGGTCATCGCAGGCGCAGTGGCACTGGCCGACTCGTTGGGCTGGCCCCCCGCCGGGCGTGTCCGAGATCTGGTGCAGGGCATTCCGTTCGGCACACTGGTCTTCGACTGGCTGCTGAGTTTCTTGCTGTTTTCCAGCGCCCTGCAAATTGATGTGAAGTTACTGTTTCGCAAGCGGCTGGCCGTCATCGCCATGACCCTGCTGACCACCCTGATCACCATGCTGCTGCTCGGCGGCGGGTTTTACGGGCTGCTGAACTGGGCGGGCTTGCCGATCACCTGGCCGCTGGCACTGCTGTTCGGAGCGATTATCGCGCCGACTGATCCGGTGGCGGTGTTGCCGATGCTTCAAGCCGCCCGCGTGCCCAAAACGGTAGAAACGCTTATCGCTGGCGAGAGCCTGTTCAACGACGGGGTGGGCGTGGTGGCCTTTACCGTGCTGGTGGCCGCCACCTTGCCCGCTGCTGGAGAGGCCGCTCAAACGGTCACGGTGCTGAGTACGGCGCTGCTGTTTTTACGCGAAATGCTGGGCGGCTTGCTGGTGGGAGCGCTGCTGGGTCTGGCCGCTATTTTACTAATCAAGCAAGTGCCACGCGAAGAAAACACCCGCCTGACCATCACGCTGGCGATGGTGGTGGGCGGGAACGCCCTGGCGCAGTGGTTGGGCATCAGCGGGCCAGTGACGGTGGCGGCCAGCGGCCTTACCCTCTCGGCTCTGCTGCAAATCTGGCGGCGGCGGGCCAAACAAAGCGGCTGGTTGGGCAGTTTGTCGGGCGACGAGCGCCGCCAATTGGAAGACACCCGGACGCGGCTGTTTGGCTTCTGGCAATTTATCGATTACCTGCTCAACGCCGCCCTGTTTACCGTGATGGCCTTTGAAGTGCTGAGCCTGAAAGTCAATATTTTGCTGCTGCTGCTGGCTCCAGCGGTGATCGGGCTGAATTTGGTGGCGCGGGCCATTGGCGTGTGGCTGCCAGTGACTTTGCTCAAAAACCGCGAAACCTTTGCGCCCTACACCAAACGGGTCATGATCTGGTCGGGCCTGCGGGGCGGCGTGACGTTGGCGCTGGCCTTCAATTTGCCCGACAATCCGCTGCGCGGCACCTTTTTGGTGCTGAGTTACGCGGTGGTGGTCTTCAGCATGTTGGTGCAGGGACTGACCTTGCCTGCACTCGCTGGGAAACTCAAGGAAACCGCCCAGGAAGACGCGGCGGAAGGCCAGCCGGTGACTTGA
- a CDS encoding CDP-alcohol phosphatidyltransferase family protein: protein MTVYAAKPAFQKLLRPLAYRLADLGVSANAVTLSAMFLSVALGARLAITIVGGGRWVFFLLPAFLLTRMALNAIDGLIARERHQVSRLGAYLNELGDVVSDSALYLPFALLPYGWPAAMLVALSAASELAGVLGQVSGGTRRYDGPLGKSDRALWLSLLALLLGFGVAPGVWLAVVLAVLCVLAALTIVNRVQRGLGEVS from the coding sequence ATGACCGTATACGCTGCCAAACCCGCGTTTCAAAAACTGCTGCGCCCGCTGGCTTACCGTCTGGCCGACCTGGGGGTGAGCGCCAACGCTGTAACGCTGAGCGCCATGTTCTTGTCGGTGGCTTTGGGGGCGAGGCTGGCCATCACTATCGTGGGCGGCGGGCGCTGGGTGTTCTTTTTGCTGCCCGCGTTTTTGCTGACCCGCATGGCCCTCAATGCCATTGACGGTCTCATCGCCCGCGAACGCCACCAAGTCAGCCGCCTCGGCGCGTACCTCAACGAGCTGGGAGACGTGGTTTCGGATTCGGCACTATATTTGCCGTTCGCGCTGCTGCCTTACGGCTGGCCCGCCGCCATGCTAGTGGCCCTCAGCGCCGCTAGTGAGTTGGCCGGAGTGCTGGGGCAAGTCAGTGGCGGAACAAGGCGCTATGACGGCCCGCTGGGCAAAAGTGACCGGGCGCTGTGGCTGAGCTTGCTGGCCCTACTGCTGGGGTTTGGAGTCGCGCCGGGGGTGTGGCTGGCGGTGGTGCTGGCGGTGTTGTGCGTCCTTGCGGCGCTGACCATCGTCAACCGGGTGCAGCGCGGCCTGGGGGAAGTGAGTTGA
- a CDS encoding phosphatidate cytidylyltransferase, which yields MQGILETLRGGVGLILGLILLLLLIATFISELVPKLRGRAGSPELISRVRAWWVMAGLFVLAVLVGKRVGIAFIMFLSYLALKEYLSLIPQRSADRKVLLWAYLAIPLQYLWVFTGRYGMFIIIVPVYLFLLLPFRLMLTGITQNFLRASSTLHWGLMMTVFCLGHLAYLLVLPPLHPAGGVGLLLYVVLVTQFNDVAQYVSGKSFGKHKIVPQVSPGKTWEGFIGGLICTAVLAVVIAPVITPLSVWEALILGVLLPAVGFIGDVTMSAVKRDLGVKDASSMIPGHGGILDRVDSLMFTAPVFFHFIYYFVYGPYR from the coding sequence ATGCAGGGCATCCTGGAAACCTTGCGCGGCGGCGTCGGTCTGATCCTGGGCCTGATCTTGCTGCTGCTGCTGATCGCTACTTTTATTTCCGAACTGGTGCCCAAGTTGCGCGGAAGGGCTGGCAGCCCCGAACTGATCTCGCGGGTGCGGGCGTGGTGGGTGATGGCGGGCCTATTCGTGCTGGCGGTGCTGGTGGGCAAACGGGTGGGCATCGCCTTCATCATGTTTTTGTCGTATTTGGCGCTCAAGGAATACCTCAGCCTCATTCCGCAGCGTAGCGCCGACCGCAAGGTGCTGCTGTGGGCCTACCTCGCCATTCCGCTGCAATACCTGTGGGTCTTTACCGGACGCTACGGCATGTTCATCATCATCGTGCCTGTCTACCTGTTCTTGCTGCTGCCCTTCCGGCTGATGCTCACCGGCATCACCCAGAACTTTTTGCGGGCCAGCTCGACTTTGCACTGGGGGCTGATGATGACCGTCTTTTGCCTCGGCCACCTGGCTTACTTGCTGGTGTTGCCGCCGCTGCATCCGGCGGGCGGAGTGGGCCTGCTGCTCTACGTGGTGCTGGTGACGCAGTTCAACGACGTGGCCCAGTATGTCAGCGGCAAGAGTTTCGGTAAACACAAAATCGTGCCGCAGGTCAGCCCCGGAAAAACGTGGGAAGGCTTTATCGGCGGCCTGATTTGCACAGCAGTGCTGGCAGTGGTGATCGCGCCGGTCATTACCCCGCTGAGCGTTTGGGAAGCGCTGATTCTGGGTGTGCTGCTGCCCGCCGTCGGCTTCATCGGGGACGTGACCATGAGCGCGGTCAAGCGTGATCTGGGCGTCAAGGACGCCTCCAGCATGATCCCCGGACACGGCGGCATTCTGGACAGAGTCGACAGTTTGATGTTCACGGCTCCCGTGTTTTTCCACTTCATCTACTACTTCGTCTACGGGCCTTACCGCTGA
- a CDS encoding lysophospholipid acyltransferase family protein produces the protein MPDSDSAGPHPWLRPLFFAAVIRPALLLGFGLGVRHRERLPQTGPAIVVANHNSHLDTLLLLSLFRLGALRTVRPAAAADYFGKSGAVRWVTQNLIGAILIERHAEGGRRTDPLAPLSAALLRGEIVLLFPEGTRGKPEVREAFKTGLAHLSRRHPDVPVIPVALRGLGHALPKGEWIPVPLNLYAAIGEAVESDPKNKQAFTQAVEAAIDALDAELPTAVWD, from the coding sequence ATGCCCGACTCTGATTCGGCTGGCCCGCATCCGTGGTTGCGCCCGCTCTTTTTCGCGGCGGTGATTCGGCCCGCGCTGCTGCTGGGGTTCGGGCTGGGCGTGCGGCACCGGGAGCGTTTGCCACAAACCGGCCCCGCCATCGTGGTCGCCAACCACAACAGCCACCTCGACACCTTGCTGCTGCTCTCCTTGTTTCGGCTGGGGGCGCTCAGAACGGTCAGGCCCGCCGCCGCCGCCGATTATTTTGGCAAGTCGGGCGCAGTGCGCTGGGTCACCCAGAATCTGATCGGGGCCATCCTGATCGAGCGCCACGCCGAGGGAGGCCGCCGCACTGACCCGCTCGCGCCGCTGAGCGCGGCCTTACTGCGCGGCGAAATCGTGCTGCTGTTTCCTGAAGGCACGCGCGGCAAGCCCGAAGTGCGTGAAGCGTTCAAAACGGGCCTGGCCCACCTCTCCCGCCGCCATCCTGACGTGCCGGTGATTCCGGTGGCGCTGCGCGGGCTGGGTCACGCGCTGCCCAAAGGCGAGTGGATTCCGGTGCCGCTCAATTTGTACGCGGCGATTGGTGAAGCGGTGGAGTCCGATCCCAAGAACAAGCAGGCCTTTACACAGGCGGTGGAAGCGGCGATTGACGCGCTGGACGCGGAGCTGCCCACTGCCGTGTGGGACTGA
- a CDS encoding class I SAM-dependent methyltransferase family protein codes for MTPTYEELARPLPLISPKRWYYGAVHRIMKLASPLSKGLSIGFEHGFDSGVMLEHVYQNIPTGTGPLGKLIDKVYLNSPGWTGIRARGELVKDALRAALYQHAPAQGGTLRLLDVACGGGRYDLEVLREFQDKRPDVKIEATLRDYAQVNVDSAQALGQKLGVRGVTYQRADAFSDADLAQATESGLIDIAIVSGLHEILANDDLIHQHFKQLSGVLKPNGTLIYTLQPTHPQVEFIARTLPSNTGDLWVMRLRSAELIESWASEGGFKSGARWMEPQGIFGVVLANKS; via the coding sequence ATGACCCCAACCTATGAAGAGCTGGCCCGTCCACTGCCCCTCATCAGCCCCAAGCGTTGGTATTACGGCGCGGTTCACCGCATCATGAAGCTGGCCAGCCCACTCAGCAAAGGCTTGAGCATCGGCTTCGAGCACGGCTTCGATTCGGGTGTAATGCTGGAGCACGTCTACCAGAACATCCCCACCGGCACGGGGCCACTCGGCAAGCTGATTGATAAGGTGTACCTCAATTCGCCGGGCTGGACCGGCATTCGGGCACGCGGCGAACTGGTCAAGGACGCCCTGCGGGCAGCGCTATACCAGCACGCCCCCGCACAGGGCGGTACCCTGAGGCTGCTGGACGTGGCCTGCGGCGGCGGACGTTACGATTTGGAAGTCTTGCGGGAGTTTCAAGACAAGCGGCCCGACGTGAAGATCGAGGCCACCCTGCGCGACTACGCTCAGGTCAATGTGGACAGCGCTCAAGCTCTGGGCCAGAAGCTCGGGGTGCGCGGCGTGACCTACCAGCGGGCTGACGCCTTCAGCGACGCTGACCTGGCACAGGCGACGGAAAGCGGCTTGATCGACATTGCCATCGTCTCGGGTCTGCACGAAATCCTGGCCAACGACGATCTGATTCACCAGCATTTCAAGCAATTGAGCGGGGTGCTTAAGCCCAACGGCACGCTGATTTACACCTTGCAGCCCACCCACCCGCAAGTCGAATTTATTGCCCGCACGCTGCCGTCGAATACCGGAGATCTGTGGGTGATGCGCCTGAGAAGTGCCGAACTGATCGAGAGCTGGGCCAGCGAAGGCGGCTTCAAGTCAGGGGCACGCTGGATGGAGCCGCAGGGGATTTTCGGGGTGGTACTGGCAAACAAAAGCTAA